The nucleotide sequence tgtctaagttgttgaatcttgttatgttcatacaaatacccttgaatgagtaggtgtgtcaagaCGTTTGACATTAATCTTTAAAACTTAAAGTTAAATGGACCTCAACTCTCCTACAGTAATTCACCTAGGATTGTCGATGCCATTGTTTTCCAGGGAGTCTCCAATGCGTATCTCAGCTCCATTGAGTCTGCTGGGAACACTGTCGActgtgttggtgatgatgatggagaACACTTTGTAGGTCTTCAGAAGGTCCACCCTCCACCAGGCGTTGATGTCCTGTAGAGTGTGGGTGCAGGACCCTCCTATCCAAATAGCGTTGCGATTCCCGTCAATAGCATTGCCTGGAATGCCAAACCCATACAAAGACGACTGGGTGGCCTTTCCATATAGAGCCACATTATCTCCTGGACAAAATAGAGCATAACGCACAATAACTATCATCTTatcaaacaattgttggaacttGTGTAAACATATTCATGCACTGTAATCGTAGAGATTAATTTTTTAGACTACCATTAAAGAGAATATAACAAAAGTTGTACTTATAACACACGGTtcattatatatatatgaatataagtTCTGACCAGTTGGGGCAAGGTAGCCATAAACCTCCACTTCACAGAGTGTCAGAAGTCTTTTCTGCCCTGGTAGAACCACAGTCACATAGCGTCCTTTGAAGCCTGGGTCAAAGGCAAGGGTGAGAGAACTGCTGACTGGAACGGAGGGAATTGTTTTAACCCTGGAGAGAGAAATGGGTTTTACTGACCACTGTCAAGATACTGCATCATATGCTATCTAACTTTATTTAAACTAAATTAACAAGGCACAGGAGATGATATGCTGATATATATAACTGTGCCTGTGGTCTGGTGGTAACCTGTGAGTAGGGTTGAAACTTTTCACCAGCATTGCTTGTTTCTATCTGTCCTGCCTGCATGGGTTTTTATGTAAAGTATGTCCACTATGTATATTCTGGTCACTCTAATTGAGTTCTTCATGGACATAAACAGTAACAACACATTGTAAATATAATTTCAAAAACCACAGTATCTTGACTCACAGAGGGTTATGAATGCCATTGTCCACTAAAGAATTTCCTATTCGTATCTCAGCCCCGTTTAGCCTCTCAGGAACAGCATCCCCTCTGTTGGTGACGGTGATGGAGGTGACTATGTAGGTATCAAGCAGGTCCACTCTCCACCAGGGGTTAGTGGATTCGTCAGTGGCAGTGCAGGACCCATGATGGAAATGTGAATCGCGGTTCCCATCAATGGCATTGGAGGCATGACTGTAACCGTGCCATGGGTTCTCGATGAGGTCTGACTGTGTAGCTTTTCCACGCAAGGCAAGATTTCCTGCAGGTGAACACATCATTGAGTGAGTATAGAGGAACAATTTAATGATGCTGTCAAAACAGATTAACAGTTTTCTAATCTGTTGAAAGTCCGGGGCCTTAGCGAAAAAaaatgttacatggtagataaaATCATGACATTTAGTACAAACATGAATTCAGATGATATGAAAACATCCGAGAAGGGATGCTTGTTGCAAACTTAACGTGGATGCGCAAGACTAAATGGCTGCCGATGTAGATGATAATTAATCCATAGTCATGTATAAAATAAGTTATTAAGCAACATTTTTATAAAATAACATGACATTAAGTAATAATACATTAAATGTATTCCTTAAGTTCTGATACGTGGAGAAAATAAAATACTCTAGGTTCTGGTTCACATGTGCCGGCACAATGGCATAATGGCACAATGCAGTGCATGATAATCCAGCACCCAGCCATCAACACTTCTGAGAACAGAGGGGCTCACTTTTGCAGCCACTATTGAAACATGAAAAATGGTTTGGTAATAGAAATTTGGTACTTTTGGTACTTCTATTAAATTTGTCTCACGTTTGGAAATAAACTAAATGTATTTAACTTATTATAAAATCATTACATTTGATCTGTGTGTGCGGTGCGGTATGCTTTCCTAAAAACTTTTAAAATGAAAAGTAACCTAAAAAGTAATCTATCCCTACCTGGCAGAATCAttattatttgcatcaatccagtggccatgtGTTTTGCAAACTCCATCACATGCTCGTGTGTGCTACAGAAATGCTGCTAACCAAACAAAAGTGTTAAGTGTATACACACTTTAATTAAAGAGTAACAACACTCAAAATACTATTTTTTCCGTTGTATGGTTTTCGCATCGAATATCATGATACTTAACCTGGTATCGGTATCGAAGTAAACTTTTCTGTATCGTGACAACACTAGCTTCTTAGGGCTGAGATCCCGGTaatgggatcgatatgacaacagccagtgaaagtgcagagcgccaaattcaaacaacagaaatctcataattaaaagttgaagataggagtcacaaaaagcataaagataggagtcacaaaaagcacaaatggaGATAAAATggatcactaacctttgatgatcttcatcagatgacactcataggacttcatgttacacaatacatgtatgttttgttcgataaagtgcatatttatatccaaaagtgttatgttcagtagttcaaaaacgtggtgattttgcagagagccacatcaattcatagaaatactcataataaacattgataaaagatacaactattatacatggaactttagataaacttctccttaacttcttggtgacagggggcagtactTTCACCTCCGGATTAAATGCATGCCcgaattcaactgcctgctactcatccccagaagataagatatgtaTACTATTAGTGTatgtggatataaaacactctgaagtttctaaaactgtttgaatcatgtctgtgagtataacagaacctaTTTAGCAGGccaaaccccgaggacaaactaTTCTGATTTTGTTTTAGGTCCCTCTCTTTTCAatagttttcattgggaatccagatttttaagggaccttcttgcagttcctaccgcttccactggatgtcaccagtctttagaaattggttgaggttattcctttgtgtaatgaagaagtacggccatcttgaacgagggtcacttgaagtgtactgttagaggcgcgtgaccagaaagctagctacaatttgttttcttcctgtattgaacacagatcatgccgtcttcaattttatcgattatttacgtttaaAAATTCCATAAAGTtctattacaaaagtagtttgaaattttttggcaaagtttacaggtaacttttgagatattttggaGTTACGTtgagcaagttggaaccagtgtttttctggatcaaatgcgccaaataaatggacattttggatatatatcgatggaattaatcgaacaaaaggaccatttgtgatgtttatgggacatattggagtgccaacaaaagaagctcgtcaaaggtaaggcatgaattatatttttatttgtgcgttgtgtcgcgcctgcagggttgaaatatggtttctctctttgtttacagaggtgctatcctcagataatagcattgattgctttcaccgaaaagcctttttgaaatctgatatgttggctggattcacaacaataaatattaacttaccattgatgatcttcatcagaatgcgcTCCCAaaaatcccagttccacaataaatgtttgttttgttcgataatgtccatcatttatgtccaaattcctccttgttgttagcgtgttcagcccagtaatccaaattcatgacggGCGAGCAGACGAGCAGACGAAAAGtcgaaaagttccattacagtccgtagaaacatgtcaaacgatgtatagaatcaatctttaggatgtttttaacataaatcatcaataattttccaaccggagaattccattgtctgtagaaaagcaatggaaagCAAGCTAACTTTCACGTGACCGCGCATGGTCAGCTCGTGGGACTcaggcagacctctgactcattcccttCTCATTCAGCCCCACTTCACactagaagcatcaaacaaggttctaaagatggttgacaactagtggaagccttaggaagtgcaagatgaccaatatcccactgtatcttcaatagcgACTGTGTTGAAAAACTACAagcctcagatttctcacttcctgtttggatttcttctcattttgttctgccatatgagttctgttatactcacagacatcattcaaacagtttaagaaacttcagagtgttttctatctaaaaaatactaataatatgcatatattagcaactgggactgaggaccaggtagtttactctgggcaccttattcatccaagttTCTCAATActgccccaagccataagaagctAGCAGGCAGTTTGGCAGCCTCTGGTAAAAGCGTCCACAAAGTTGTAATGGCGCCGTTTTATGGTCCGCTAACCAATTGTgctaatgtgtgtgttttttggagttatttgtaacttattttgtacgtaatgtttctgccaccgtctcttatgaccaaaaagagcttctagatatcagagcttctagatatcagcgATTACTCACCCTGTACTGGAAGAAGATTTTTTCATTAACGAGTCGGACACaaaggatttactccagacacccgtCAAGGCCCTCATCCCAATCATTcgctggagaaagagagggacattTCTGGGACGTAGGTCTGGGTGCCTTGTAAGTATTCGACGGAGAGTGGCTAATCTGTCTTTACCATTGGTAccattagccaacgtacaatcattggataatagAATAGACAAACTATGTGTATGTATATCCTACCCactggacattaaaaactgtaatatcttatgtttcacggagtcgtggatgaacgacgacatgaataacatataGCTGGTGGGTTTTACACTTTTTAACCAGGATATTACATCTTGTAAGACAAAGGGTGGtagtctatgtatatttgtagacaacagctggtgcatgaaatctaaggaagtctcgaggtttttcTTGTCTGTGGTAGAGTATTTCATGACACTAAGACCGCAATCAATGAGCTGTAtatggccataagcaaacaagaggcggcgctcctagtggccagggactttaatgcagggaaacttaaatctgttttacctaaaAAGttctctagaccacctttactccacacacagagacgtgtacaaagctctcccccgccctccatttgaaGCAGATGAAggagatgctaagctacaggactgttttgctaacacagactggaataagTTCCAAGATTCTTTCGATGGCTTTgaagagtacaccacatcagtcactggcttcatcaattaGTGCATAGATGATGTCATCccaacagtgactgtatgtaAATACCCCAGCCGGAAGTCATGGATTATAGGAACTTATTCcaccactgagctaaagggtagagttgccgctttcaaggagcgggactccaACCCGGGAGTTtttaagaaatcccactatgctctctgactaaccatcaaacaggcaaagcatcaatacaggactaagattgaatcatactacaccggctgcgatgcttgtcagatgtggcagggcttgcaaacttatacagactacaaagggaagcatagCCGCAAgcagcccagtgacacgagcctaccagacaagctaaatcacatgcttgagagcatcagctgttccggacgactgtgtgatcacgctctccgtagccgatgtgagtaagacctttaaacacaggtcaacattcacaaggccgcagggccagacggattaccaggatgtgcacTCCGAGCATTCACTGACCACCTTGCAAGTGTCTtccctgacattttcaacctgtccctgactgagtctgtaataacaacatgtttcTAGGAGACCCCCAAAGTCCCTGTGCTTAAGAACACTaaatgtctgtagccatgaagtgctttgaaaggctggccctggctcacatcaacaccattataccagaacccctagacccactccaatttgcataccgccccaacagatccgcagatgatgcaatctctattgcactccacactaccctttcccacgtggacaaaaggaacacctacgtgagaatgctattcattgactagagctcagcgttcaacaccatagtgccctcaaagctcatcactaagctaagggccctgtgactaaacacctccctctgcaactggatcctgaacttcctgacgggccgcccccaggtggtaagagtaggtgacaacacatccgccacctcaacacaggggcccctcaggggtgtgtgcctcctgtactccctgttcactcatgactgcatggccaggcatgactccaacaccatcattaagtttcccgatgacacaacagtggtaggcctgatcaccgacaatgatgagacagcctatagggaagaggtcagagacctggctgtgtggtgccagtgTAGGAGAGTTAAAATGGTTATTACATCAAACTAGTGCACAATGCAGAACAGAACCTCCCGGTTAAGGGTCAATGGCCCAAGCCCGCAAAAAGGAATATTCCAAGTTCAGATAGAAGGGAGGAGTCAGATCGCTATGATCGCCAGGAACTTAACCTTTTGTTTCTAGTTTCAATTGTTGCGCTACTAGTACTGCCTGTTAATGTTAAGTAGGCAGCTACAGTAGCTGGATGATATTAACATCTTCGGTTTTTATTAaatgaaatgtatttttatttaatctgGGTGCTTACGTCTTACGTCACCTACTAACACCCTGGTACTAACCGTAGCTCCCGTTCTCCTCAGTCCAACTGAgatacagaaggaccagaagtccgtaatgttaaataaataaagcatCCCAAGGTTAATGCTATAGGTATTGTTATAAGGGAGTGTGAGACTATTAAAACAAGTCAGAGTTTTATCATTGCTATTGATATAGTTTTATAGAGTGCTAAAAAGTATTGCTGTTGCTAGCTTTCTGTGATGCAGATGGTTAGCTGAGCTGCTGATTTTGCTGGCTTTGCATTATGGGAGTTTTTTCACTTCGGACTGAATGGCATAAATGTGATTTCACATTGTAGCTTGTTTGTATTACAGTGTTTTTTTTACATGAGTTGTTGTATTTTAATATAGTCAACACTGAAAGCACCTAGCAATCCATTAGAGATGTGAGACAGGGTTTCATCTTTCTTCATGCTCCTCTATAGAAAAACTTGTCAGATGGTGCATTGGAGATTGATGTATTCCTGTCCTGTCTTCTCATGATATAATTACAGGTATGGTTCTACTGTCTAAGAATTACTATTATACATTCTTTGTACTTATTTTATTCTATACATTGTGACTTTATGTATGAATGTGATTGTGGGAGTCTGAGAaagcacagagagaaagaacaattTGTCAGATGGTGCATTGGAGATTGATGTATTCCTGTCCTGTCTTTTCATAATATTATCTACATAAAAGCCCCTAAAGACAGCCGTGGTGTCGCTCTTCATTTCTTGGTTCTTCTGTGGTACATATAAAGACCGCTACAGACTGGTGCAATGACCCGGATCAACAGATCAACTGCAACGGATCGCCGGGGGACCCCTACACAGAACTGGGTCGACTTAACACGTCTAGAACATTTGAGGGCAAGGTTAACTTTGTACAATATGTTGTGTACACCACAGTTGTTGAGAttacagaacaggagagaagatgTATCAGTTGTTGGTGATAACAATGTACATGTTACTCCGGTTAGTGTTACTGTGAGAGGTCCACAAGTTATTACCACTGGGGTGGGGCGGGGGGCTCAGTTGGCCAATATGGTGGAACATAGTGCTAGAGCCAGTCCTGTTAGATACTCAGCAGTCGATACTAGAAGGCCAAGCCACCAAGCAGTAGCCAACCATAGCATGATAACAGTAGCCAACCAGGCAATGATAACAGTGAAAAGTCCCAGATGCCCATAGGGGGTGAAAATGAAAACCGAACCCAATTGCAAGCCCTGGCAGAGTTAGTCAAACAACTGTGCTGTGAATTAGGAAATCAAGTTGCCGCTAGTGTAGCAGGGGCTGATCCAAGCACTTCCCAAACCATAGTACAAATACCTGATTGGTCAAAGGTCAACCTAATTCTGAAGTCAGACATCAGAGGACAGACCGGTGCACAGTGACTGAATGACAAGAAATGAAGCATGCTGACTTGAAACAGAAGGGATGCAGTATATCAGTACAGGGGCAAGAGATACAGGACAGACTGATGGGGCAGGCTGAAGACATAGTCAGAATTGGGCTCTGTGGAAACCCCCTCATTAGCATAAGCAGAGACCCTGAATCCATATTCAATATCCTGAGGCAGCACTTTGGAGAGGCAATCTCATCCACAATTCCATTAGGATACTTCTTGGATTGTTGGGTCAGACTGAACAAAGCAATTGCCAATGAGTGCTTTCAAAGACAGGGAAAAAGAGTGGATGATCCAGGTCATGAGGTGACCATGATGTTTGTTAAACACTGCCCTGACCCAGCATTATATGCCGCTCTTAGATGCAAGCCTTTTGAAAAGGAGAAAAAGGAAAACCTCATGGCGGTGCCCTAAAACGTCTGTAACCTCAAGACTGGACTTGTGAATGTAAGGAAGCACTGGAGAAGCTAAAAGTTGCACTCTACCAAACAGCCATGATGGATCACCCAGACTTTAGCAGACCATTTCTTCTATTAATAGATGCATCAATGGATGGCTTAAGTGTAGGACTTAGCCAGACACTTGAGGGTGAGAGTAGGCCCAGACCAGTAGCCTTTGCAAACAAAACTCTGTTGAGGTCCCAGTCCCGTTACTCAGCACACAGATAAGAAGTTCTTCGCTCTTAAGTGGGATGTGATAAGTTTACCCATTGGCTGAAGGGAAATAgatccacagtcctaacaggtAACAACCCCCTGACATATATAATGCTGAAACCAAAGCTAGGTGCCCGTGAGCAACGGTGGGTCTCTaaactgatctgtttcacctgttcgcACGCTTTAGGGACAATACAGTGTCACCAACACAGCCCATTACCACAGACTGTGGGCTCTTCTTCTCcgtgtgagtaaaacatttaaacgtgttaaccccaAGCAAGGCTtccggcccagacagcatccctagcagCGTCCTCAgggcatgcacagaccagctggctggtgtgtttacggacatatttaatcaatccctatcccagtctgctgtccccacatgcttcaagatggccacaatTGTTCCtcttcccaagaaagctaaggtaactgaaataaattactatcgccccgtaggtattcctcttgtccagatgggatagggcagtgtgcagtgcaatggcgattgcatcatctgtggatattttggggcggtaagcaaatttaagtgggtctagggtgtcaggtaaggaagaggtgatatgatccttaactagccccTCAGAGCACTTCAGGATGACAGAAGTGAGCGCTACGGGGTAAtcgtcatttagttcagttacctttgctttcttgggtacaggaacaatggtggacatcttgaagcaagtagggacagcagactgggatagtgagagattgaatatgtccgtaaacactccacccagctggtctacgcatgctctgaggatgcggctagggatgccggcagccttgcgagcgTTTACACGCTTAAATGTATTGGCTGGTTATCCCTTTGTAGttcatgattgtctgtagacaccgccacatatgtcttgtgtctgagctgttgaatcgCGACTCCACTTTGTCGCTGTACAGAGGAAATAActtcactgtttgtattcaaccatattcgAAAGTCACCTTGCCGTGGTTAAATGCGGTGACTTGCGCTTTCAGTGtagcgtgaatgctgccatctatccacggtttctggttttggTAGGTTTTaacagtcacagtgggaacagcatcccctatacacttcccGAGGAATTCAGTGAagcatggattctgattggttagaccagcattgaatagaccttagcacaggTATTTCCTgcttgagtttctgcctataggaagggaggagcaaaatggggTCGTTATCTGATTTGCAgaggcgggggagggccttgtaggcatcccggaaGAGAGAATAGCAGTGCTCGTGTTTTTTTCCCAGCGCAGGTACTACAGTTAAtttgttgatagaacttcggtcaggatatgtggtttccagtttgcatcaAGTCCAGTGTAATTCCTTGAGGTCCGtcatggtatcggcttgagggggaatatacacggctgtgactataaccaaagataattctcttgggaggtaatactgtcggcatttgattgtgaggtgttCTAGGACGGGTGAACAAAAGGTCTTGAGTTTCTGAATGTTATCgcaatcacaccatgagtggttaatcatgaaacatacaccaccacccttcttcccggagagttctttattcctgtctgcgcaatgtactgagaacccaactgTCTGTATGAACGGGGAGTGTATATctggagagagccatgattccgtgaaacagagtatgttacagtcctttatgtctttctggaaggagatcctcgccctgagctcgtctacttttTTGTCCAGAGTCTGAACTTTAGCAAGTAATATACTCTGAAGCGGTGGATGGTTTGCTCGCCTCCTGAgttggactagaagtccactcagAATACCTCTTCTCAGCCGGCGTcatcttggagcagcctctgggataagttaAATTGCCCTGGGTGGTGCGAACAACGCAACCAATTCAGGAAAGTCGTaatcctggtcgtaatgctggtgagttaccgccactctgatatccaaaagttatttccggctgtatgtaataacgcGAAAACGTTATGGACTAATAATGTTAGAAATACCACACacaaaaactaaatactgcaaagCTGCTTAGGAGCTGGAAGCAGAGCTGCCAGGTCTGCCGGCGCCATCTTTCAGCCATCACTTTTTAACGCCAAGGCCCCGGATATGATCCTAGAACATAAATCTGCAAGTTGTGTCATAAATACATTGAGATATAATATTTCCTCACATTTCATAGTAAGAGACCTTGCCCCGTTAATTTAAAGGGCATTATAtctcaacctggtctcagagcatttggtattattctgtatgtaaatgcTTAACACACCATTTAgcatgatatgttatgtttcgtaTGTTATGTACTAATTTGTAGATGTTCATCACccaattcatatgatatgttaagaATTACGTATTTGCAAACTTATGATATCTTACGAATTCGCTAaatgtatgatatgatatgaatttGAAAAAGTATGATAAGTTACAAATGCAAGCTGGGTGACAAACATTAGCAAGCTTGCTAAAGTCAGCTAGGCCAGgtgttagggttaatgttagggttattaAGGAGTTAGGTTCAAG is from Oncorhynchus gorbuscha isolate QuinsamMale2020 ecotype Even-year linkage group LG19, OgorEven_v1.0, whole genome shotgun sequence and encodes:
- the LOC124006038 gene encoding fucolectin-4-like → MGLEVKLWNSSAGNLALRGKATQSDLIENPWHGYSHASNAIDGNRDSHFHHGSCTATDESTNPWWRVDLLDTYIVTSITVTNRGDAVPERLNGAEIRIGNSLVDNGIHNPLVKTIPSVPVSSSLTLAFDPGFKGRYVTVVLPGQKRLLTLCEVEVYGYLAPTGDNVALYGKATQSSLYGFGIPGNAIDGNRNAIWIGGSCTHTLQDINAWWRVDLLKTYKVFSIIITNTVDSVPSRLNGAEIRIGDSLENNGIDNPR